The following are encoded together in the Iodobacter fluviatilis genome:
- a CDS encoding catalase gives MTSKKLTTQAGAPVSDNQHALTAGPRGPMLMQDVWYMEKMAHFNREVIPERRMHAKGSGAYGTFTVTHDISQYSKAKIFSEVGKQTPLFLRFSTVAGERGAADAERDIRGFSMKFYTEEGNWDLVGNNTPVFFLRDPLKFPDLNHVVKRDPRTNMFNANSQWDFFSSLPEALHQITIVMSDRGLPKNYRQMHGFGSHTFSLISSDNTRTWVKFHFKSMQGIENYSNEEAAAVVANDRESSQRDLYNSIENGDFPRWKMCVQLMTEAEADNYAINPFDLTKVWPHGDFPLHEVGVLELNRNAENYHAEVEQSAHNPANVVPGISFSPDKMLQGRLFAYGDAQRYRLGVNHGHLPVNAPKCPFSNYHRDGQMQSGNYGGSAYPSYEPNSFGGPKEDPSAAEPPLAIYGSADRYNPLQDQPDDYIQAGDLFRLIGKDAQERLLDNMAGALSQVTVKEIQVRQLRHCYKADPAYGLGLASRLGIDGAEIK, from the coding sequence ATGACTTCTAAAAAACTCACCACTCAGGCGGGTGCTCCCGTCAGCGACAACCAGCATGCGCTTACAGCAGGCCCACGCGGCCCGATGCTGATGCAAGATGTTTGGTATATGGAAAAGATGGCGCACTTTAATCGTGAAGTGATTCCAGAGCGCAGAATGCACGCAAAAGGCTCGGGTGCTTACGGCACATTTACTGTGACCCACGACATCAGCCAGTACAGCAAGGCCAAGATTTTTTCCGAAGTGGGTAAACAAACACCATTATTCTTACGCTTTTCAACCGTAGCGGGTGAGCGTGGTGCGGCCGATGCCGAGCGCGATATCCGTGGTTTCTCAATGAAGTTTTATACCGAAGAAGGTAATTGGGATCTGGTCGGCAATAACACACCGGTGTTCTTTTTGCGCGACCCACTGAAGTTCCCTGATCTAAACCATGTGGTGAAACGCGATCCGCGCACCAATATGTTTAATGCCAATTCGCAGTGGGATTTTTTCTCTAGCCTGCCCGAAGCCCTGCATCAAATCACCATTGTGATGAGCGATCGTGGCCTGCCTAAAAACTACCGCCAGATGCACGGCTTTGGTAGCCACACGTTTAGCCTGATTAGCAGCGATAACACACGCACTTGGGTGAAATTCCACTTTAAAAGCATGCAAGGCATCGAGAACTACAGCAATGAAGAAGCCGCAGCGGTGGTTGCCAACGACAGAGAAAGCTCGCAACGCGATTTATACAACAGCATCGAAAACGGCGATTTCCCACGTTGGAAAATGTGTGTGCAGCTAATGACCGAAGCCGAAGCGGATAACTACGCGATCAACCCCTTTGACCTGACCAAAGTCTGGCCACACGGTGATTTCCCACTGCATGAAGTCGGCGTGCTAGAGCTAAACCGCAACGCAGAAAACTACCATGCGGAAGTCGAACAATCCGCGCATAACCCAGCTAATGTGGTGCCTGGCATCAGCTTCTCTCCAGATAAAATGCTGCAAGGTCGTTTATTTGCTTACGGAGACGCGCAGCGCTACCGCCTTGGCGTGAACCACGGCCATCTGCCGGTGAACGCCCCTAAATGTCCATTTAGCAATTACCACCGTGATGGGCAAATGCAGAGCGGAAACTACGGCGGTAGCGCCTACCCAAGCTACGAGCCAAATAGCTTTGGTGGCCCAAAAGAAGACCCGAGCGCAGCCGAGCCGCCTTTGGCAATTTATGGCAGCGCAGATCGCTACAACCCGCTGCAAGATCAGCCCGATGATTACATCCAAGCCGGCGATCTATTCCGCCTGATCGGCAAAGATGCCCAGGAACGCTTGCTGGACAATATGGCCGGTGCGCTCAGCCAGGTCACCGTCAAAGAAATCCAAGTGCGCCAACTACGCCACTGTTATAAAGCCGATCCAGCTTATGGCTTGGGATTAGCGAGCCGCTTGGGGATTGATGGGGCTGAGATTAAGTAA
- a CDS encoding DNA internalization-related competence protein ComEC/Rec2 → MLTRYLLLITGFVSGVCLLQSLASLPALWLLIAAAVLCFSLHRKHFIFLLLAVLCCGFSWANWRAQLRMADRLSPALEQQLIEADGYITDLPQATRFGTRFLFIPESSSQPLPSKLQLQWYGAPDKVKAGERWHFLLKLKQVHGQSNPGSFDLESWFLQQGIGATGTVKSGTLLPEQRAWLHRIRAQLRSKIQLALPSAPYQGVMIALTVGDQGAIPPEQWQRFASTGITHLISISGLHITLLAAIAAGICKACWRRIPYLAARFAAQRAALLAGVITALCYCLLAGMAVPTQRTLFMLAIAALCLWRAQPSASSAIWAAALCVTVAIDPFAVLSIGFWLSYLTVGALLWAGGRQIGQGPKWRIWISAQAAATIASAPILLVMFGQLPLVSPLANAFAIPIVSVLITPLALAGLLDPFGYLLFAAERLFAGTDYLLQWCSTLPNIAFNMPSALTLIPAGLGVMLLLLPRGVPGRHLGLICCLPLFIPTPNQIPPNSYRLTVLDVGQGLAVLVQTAKHQLLFDTGQLPNGERVLLPALRSQSIRQLDALVLSHNDMDHIGAAPPLFKNIPIQTIWHSLPDDHPLLSPLQIHRQHCQLGKSWTWDGVRFRFIWPDPTYAARTDNARGCTLLIQNDQHTALIPADIGIHEETELINQGLGKIDILLVPHHGSKSSSSLAFIETSTPRYAVFSAGYLNHYGHPKPEIIARYAAAQAINLRTDQEGALIFDVDKEIKLSSWRKAHRHYWQQASAAF, encoded by the coding sequence ATGCTGACCCGTTATTTACTCCTGATCACGGGCTTTGTAAGTGGGGTATGTCTACTGCAAAGCCTAGCCTCCTTGCCTGCGCTTTGGCTCTTAATTGCCGCCGCAGTACTCTGCTTTAGCTTGCATCGTAAGCACTTTATTTTTTTATTACTGGCGGTGCTGTGCTGCGGCTTTAGCTGGGCAAATTGGCGAGCTCAGCTACGGATGGCAGATAGGCTTTCACCAGCCCTTGAACAGCAACTGATTGAGGCAGATGGCTATATTACTGATTTACCGCAAGCCACGCGCTTTGGCACGCGGTTTTTGTTTATTCCAGAATCAAGTAGCCAGCCCTTACCCAGCAAGCTGCAATTACAATGGTATGGCGCGCCAGATAAGGTAAAAGCTGGTGAGCGTTGGCATTTTTTACTGAAACTGAAGCAAGTGCACGGCCAAAGTAATCCTGGGAGTTTTGATTTAGAAAGCTGGTTTTTACAGCAAGGTATCGGCGCAACCGGCACAGTAAAGTCGGGAACCCTTTTACCCGAGCAACGCGCTTGGCTGCATCGGATACGTGCCCAGCTACGCAGCAAAATTCAACTGGCCCTACCCAGTGCGCCGTATCAAGGCGTGATGATAGCGCTTACAGTAGGCGATCAAGGCGCAATTCCACCTGAGCAATGGCAGCGCTTTGCATCCACTGGCATTACGCATTTAATTAGCATTTCTGGCTTGCATATTACTTTACTTGCTGCGATTGCTGCAGGCATCTGTAAAGCATGTTGGCGGCGTATCCCTTACCTTGCGGCACGCTTTGCCGCCCAACGGGCCGCATTACTCGCTGGCGTTATTACCGCACTCTGCTATTGCCTGCTGGCAGGGATGGCTGTGCCCACCCAACGCACACTTTTTATGCTGGCCATTGCAGCCCTCTGCCTATGGCGAGCGCAGCCCAGCGCCAGCAGCGCCATTTGGGCAGCCGCATTATGCGTCACCGTGGCGATTGATCCTTTTGCGGTATTATCGATTGGATTTTGGCTATCCTACCTCACCGTGGGTGCGCTACTTTGGGCGGGAGGACGGCAAATTGGACAAGGGCCTAAATGGAGGATCTGGATCAGCGCGCAAGCCGCAGCAACCATCGCATCAGCGCCCATCTTACTGGTAATGTTTGGGCAACTACCGCTGGTTTCCCCCTTAGCCAATGCGTTTGCGATACCTATTGTCAGTGTGCTGATTACACCGCTCGCTCTTGCTGGCTTGCTCGATCCTTTTGGCTACCTACTTTTCGCAGCCGAGCGCCTATTTGCGGGCACCGACTATCTGCTGCAATGGTGCAGTACGCTGCCCAATATTGCTTTCAATATGCCCTCCGCACTCACCCTTATCCCAGCAGGGCTTGGTGTAATGCTGTTGCTGCTGCCTCGCGGCGTACCTGGGCGGCATTTGGGGCTGATTTGCTGCCTGCCGCTGTTTATTCCTACGCCCAATCAAATCCCGCCCAATAGCTATCGGCTGACCGTGCTTGATGTGGGCCAAGGCTTGGCGGTATTGGTACAAACAGCCAAGCATCAGCTGCTATTTGATACCGGCCAGCTACCCAACGGCGAACGTGTGCTGCTGCCCGCCTTACGCAGCCAGAGCATTCGTCAGCTAGATGCACTGGTGTTATCCCATAACGATATGGATCATATTGGCGCAGCCCCGCCCTTGTTCAAAAACATCCCCATCCAAACCATCTGGCATAGTTTGCCCGACGATCATCCCCTCTTGAGCCCCCTGCAGATCCATCGGCAGCACTGCCAGCTTGGCAAAAGCTGGACTTGGGATGGCGTGCGCTTTCGCTTTATCTGGCCCGATCCGACCTACGCCGCAAGGACCGATAACGCACGCGGCTGCACGCTGCTCATCCAAAATGACCAGCATACTGCGCTGATTCCCGCCGATATTGGCATCCATGAAGAAACCGAGCTGATTAATCAGGGCTTAGGCAAGATCGATATTCTGCTGGTGCCGCACCACGGCAGTAAATCATCGTCGTCCTTAGCCTTTATTGAGACAAGCACGCCCCGCTATGCCGTTTTTTCCGCAGGCTATTTAAACCACTATGGTCACCCCAAGCCAGAAATCATCGCCCGCTATGCCGCCGCCCAAGCGATCAACTTACGCACCGATCAAGAAGGCGCACTCATTTTTGATGTGGATAAAGAAATAAAACTAAGCAGCTGGCGAAAAGCCCATCGCCATTATTGGCAACAGGCGAGTGCGGCGTTTTAG
- a CDS encoding UbiH/UbiF family hydroxylase gives MENFDADVIIVGGGLVGSALALALKQTSLTVMLIEGSPPAWDWPLESWDQRIYAISRASRQLLQRICAWQQMDATRLQATSAMKIFGDANAASLQFNALEAGVDELAFMLENRELQKALWAGLADCSHIQMITPATPSLLHVDERAATLSLSDGRQLRARLVVGADGAHSWVRSQLGIVPQVTPYEQFGVVANFTIEKSHLGVAHQWFMPDGILAWLPLAGHRMSMVWSCNDAKRAELMALSPEALCQYVAAAGGALLGALQLITPAAAFPLRLNQLPHTVSDKVVLIGDAAHTVHPLAGQGVNLGFGDVAELAALLVQTPVNQIGDYLLLRRYERARSEAVYTMQSVCHGLQKLFNNTNPLLKTLRNLGLGATNQLPWLKRQLIRHAMDA, from the coding sequence ATGGAAAATTTTGACGCAGATGTCATCATCGTCGGTGGCGGTTTGGTAGGAAGTGCCTTAGCTTTGGCGCTCAAACAGACTAGTCTTACGGTCATGCTAATAGAAGGCAGCCCGCCCGCTTGGGATTGGCCGCTAGAGTCTTGGGACCAACGCATTTATGCAATTAGCCGTGCTAGTCGGCAATTATTGCAGCGGATTTGTGCGTGGCAGCAGATGGATGCGACGCGTTTACAAGCTACATCTGCGATGAAAATATTTGGCGATGCGAACGCAGCTTCTTTGCAATTTAATGCGCTGGAAGCAGGCGTGGATGAGCTGGCTTTTATGCTAGAAAATCGCGAACTGCAAAAAGCACTGTGGGCAGGGCTTGCCGATTGTAGCCATATCCAAATGATTACTCCTGCTACTCCTAGCTTACTTCATGTGGATGAGCGTGCTGCTACCCTTAGCTTAAGCGATGGCCGTCAATTGCGTGCGCGTTTGGTTGTGGGCGCGGATGGTGCTCATTCTTGGGTAAGAAGCCAGCTTGGCATCGTACCGCAAGTCACACCGTATGAGCAGTTTGGCGTAGTGGCTAATTTTACGATTGAAAAGTCACATCTTGGGGTGGCGCATCAATGGTTTATGCCCGATGGTATCTTGGCGTGGCTGCCATTGGCAGGTCATCGCATGTCTATGGTTTGGTCTTGCAATGATGCTAAGCGGGCTGAATTAATGGCGCTATCTCCTGAAGCACTTTGCCAATATGTTGCAGCAGCGGGTGGAGCACTTTTAGGTGCTTTGCAGCTAATTACCCCTGCGGCCGCTTTTCCACTTCGTTTAAATCAATTGCCACATACCGTGAGTGATAAGGTGGTGCTGATTGGTGATGCCGCCCATACCGTTCATCCTCTGGCTGGACAGGGGGTGAACTTAGGTTTTGGTGATGTGGCTGAATTGGCGGCATTACTGGTACAAACACCTGTGAATCAAATAGGTGATTATTTGCTGTTACGCCGTTATGAACGTGCGCGCAGTGAAGCGGTCTACACCATGCAAAGCGTTTGTCATGGTTTGCAAAAATTATTTAATAATACGAACCCCTTGCTAAAAACTTTACGAAATCTGGGCTTAGGGGCCACTAACCAATTACCATGGCTAAAAAGGCAATTAATTCGCCATGCAATGGATGCTTAG
- a CDS encoding DsbC family protein, with the protein MKMKSVTQVLIATGFLALTACSASADNSISQLKQKLAKQLPGREITSINTTPMKGIYEVVIAKRQIVYTDAKGEYILAGDMIDLAKKSSLTEQRTAELQKTDFSKLPLEQAFKEVRGDGSRVLAVFSDPDCPYCKRLERESLNGITNVTIYTFLMPLSIHPDAERKSKVIWCAADKQAAWSNFMLKDQMLEGKSDCENPVEKNMKLAETLGISGTPALIFKSGQIVSGAIPKEQIEQLLAAK; encoded by the coding sequence ATGAAAATGAAGTCTGTTACTCAAGTTTTGATTGCTACTGGTTTTTTAGCCTTAACGGCTTGCTCTGCTTCGGCAGATAATTCTATTTCCCAGCTTAAGCAAAAGCTGGCAAAGCAATTACCTGGCCGTGAAATTACCTCGATCAATACCACGCCAATGAAAGGTATTTATGAGGTGGTGATTGCGAAGCGGCAGATTGTGTATACCGATGCTAAAGGTGAATATATCTTGGCTGGGGATATGATTGATTTAGCTAAAAAATCTAGCCTAACAGAGCAGCGCACGGCTGAATTACAAAAAACAGATTTTAGCAAACTGCCATTAGAGCAAGCCTTTAAAGAAGTGCGTGGCGATGGTTCCCGCGTACTGGCGGTATTCTCTGATCCAGATTGCCCTTATTGCAAACGTTTAGAGCGTGAAAGTTTAAATGGTATTACGAATGTCACTATTTATACTTTTTTAATGCCTTTAAGTATTCACCCAGATGCAGAGCGTAAATCAAAAGTTATTTGGTGTGCTGCTGATAAACAAGCAGCTTGGAGCAATTTTATGCTTAAAGATCAAATGCTTGAAGGTAAGTCAGATTGCGAAAATCCAGTTGAAAAAAATATGAAACTGGCCGAAACCCTTGGCATTAGCGGCACACCTGCCCTGATTTTTAAATCAGGCCAAATTGTATCTGGGGCAATTCCTAAGGAGCAAATTGAACAATTACTTGCTGCTAAGTAA
- a CDS encoding DUF3016 domain-containing protein: MKKIFLSFGLLALINTSSWAGSANVIWQAPEKYTDIRATHEQQDRFQQRLFTYMEKTFADLAQKLPTDSLLEITVTDFDLAGDIPPMQGGRMNGVRVIKDIYSPKISFNYIFTQNDNVISGSENFRDLNFMSGLHRINNQDDFVYEEKMLRKGFDKLQARLVK, encoded by the coding sequence ATGAAAAAGATTTTTCTAAGTTTCGGCCTACTTGCTTTGATTAACACTAGCTCATGGGCTGGCAGTGCCAATGTCATTTGGCAGGCTCCCGAAAAATACACAGATATCCGTGCCACACACGAACAACAAGATCGCTTCCAGCAACGACTATTTACGTACATGGAAAAAACATTTGCAGATTTAGCCCAAAAATTGCCCACTGATAGCTTGTTAGAAATCACCGTCACTGATTTTGATCTAGCCGGAGATATCCCACCCATGCAAGGGGGTCGGATGAATGGAGTACGTGTAATTAAAGATATTTACAGCCCTAAAATATCATTCAATTATATTTTTACCCAAAATGATAATGTTATTTCAGGCTCAGAGAATTTTCGCGACCTCAATTTTATGTCTGGCCTACACCGCATAAATAATCAAGATGACTTTGTGTATGAAGAAAAAATGCTCAGAAAAGGCTTTGATAAATTGCAGGCACGTTTAGTTAAATAA